A portion of the Natrinema salaciae genome contains these proteins:
- a CDS encoding heme-binding protein, whose protein sequence is MERRRPPQTEEGWYVLHDFRSIDWDTWREAPERRRSRAIDEGIDYLASCEAVDDADAGESATFSVLGHKADLLVLHLRPTLSDIDTLERRFEHTALAAFTERTDSYLSVTEVSGYMSEDYFDEDSEVEDTGLERYIESRLKPDIPDSEFLSFYPMSKRRGPDHNWYELPFDERADYLSNHGEIGKDYAGRVTQIISGSVGLDDFEWGITLFGDDPTDVKELLYEMRFDPSSSRFAEFGRFLSGRRFPPEHLGAFLAGETVPQEGDGSGHPHAAGESGGHHGDSGGHHHGGDGSDSSGRDDAGRAHGGDDEDLRSELEDMGVYAGQPHGEDVHAVVLYSAADSDELFEAVDGLRANFDHYDTHVKTAVYEPRDEGSETAVVSLWDTERAASTAAGFLADLPDIVRQAGDDADDSWGTMGMFYTVKPDHRGDFTSAFDDAAGLLAEMDGHRKTDLLVNREDENDMFIASRWDAREDAMQFFRSDAFSEAVEFGRDVLADRPRHVFLA, encoded by the coding sequence ATGGAACGACGGCGACCGCCACAGACCGAAGAGGGCTGGTACGTCCTGCACGACTTCCGGTCGATCGACTGGGACACCTGGAGAGAGGCACCCGAGCGACGACGCTCGCGAGCGATCGACGAGGGTATCGACTACCTCGCGTCCTGCGAGGCCGTTGACGACGCCGACGCGGGCGAGTCGGCGACGTTCTCGGTACTGGGCCACAAGGCCGACCTGCTCGTCCTCCATCTGCGACCGACGCTTTCCGACATCGACACGCTCGAGCGGCGGTTCGAACACACCGCGCTCGCCGCGTTCACGGAACGGACCGACTCCTACCTCTCGGTAACGGAGGTCTCGGGCTACATGTCGGAAGACTACTTCGACGAGGACAGCGAGGTCGAGGACACCGGCCTCGAGCGCTACATCGAGTCCCGACTCAAACCCGACATCCCCGACAGCGAGTTCCTGAGCTTCTACCCGATGAGCAAGCGTCGCGGCCCCGATCACAACTGGTACGAACTGCCCTTCGACGAGCGGGCCGACTACCTCTCGAACCACGGCGAGATCGGGAAGGACTACGCCGGCCGCGTCACCCAGATCATCTCCGGCAGCGTCGGCCTCGACGACTTCGAGTGGGGGATCACCCTGTTCGGCGACGACCCGACCGACGTGAAGGAACTGCTCTACGAGATGCGCTTCGATCCCTCGAGTTCCCGCTTCGCCGAGTTCGGCCGGTTCCTCTCGGGCCGCCGGTTCCCGCCGGAGCACCTCGGGGCCTTCCTCGCGGGTGAGACGGTTCCGCAGGAGGGCGACGGCAGCGGTCACCCGCACGCCGCCGGCGAGTCCGGCGGCCACCACGGCGACAGCGGCGGTCATCACCACGGCGGCGATGGCTCCGACTCGAGCGGCCGCGACGACGCCGGACGCGCCCACGGGGGCGACGACGAGGACCTCCGCAGCGAACTCGAGGACATGGGCGTCTACGCGGGGCAGCCCCACGGCGAGGACGTCCACGCGGTCGTGCTCTACTCCGCGGCCGACTCCGACGAGCTGTTCGAGGCGGTCGACGGCCTCCGGGCGAACTTCGACCACTACGATACGCACGTGAAGACGGCCGTCTACGAGCCTCGAGACGAGGGCAGCGAAACGGCCGTCGTCAGCCTCTGGGACACCGAACGCGCCGCGAGCACGGCGGCCGGCTTCCTCGCCGACCTCCCCGATATCGTCCGGCAGGCCGGCGACGACGCGGACGACTCCTGGGGGACGATGGGGATGTTCTACACGGTCAAGCCGGATCACCGCGGGGACTTCACCAGCGCCTTCGACGACGCGGCCGGCCTGCTCGCGGAGATGGACGGCCACCGCAAGACCGACCTGCTGGTCAACCGCGAGGACGAGAACGACATGTTCATCGCCAGCCGCTGGGACGCCCGCGAGGACGCCATGCAGTTTTTCCGCAGCGACGCCTTCTCGGAGGCCGTCGAGTTCGGCCGCGACGTCCTCGCGGACCGACCGCGACACGTCTTCCTCGCTTGA
- a CDS encoding DUF5611 family protein — protein sequence MKEYKMRRGEYLEERIPDMEATIEDYFGPITGTQEFKGSDLYIIGEPDNAVFEKIVVGAVEYSGKKDKLAVEFHERDPTELGPDELEDAGDAVDAKNDFLLEATGRDAKSRRDSMKRKVEDDPDHDF from the coding sequence ATGAAGGAGTACAAGATGCGTCGCGGTGAATATCTCGAGGAACGAATCCCCGATATGGAGGCGACGATCGAGGACTACTTCGGGCCCATCACCGGCACCCAGGAGTTCAAGGGTAGCGACCTCTACATCATCGGCGAACCCGACAACGCCGTCTTCGAGAAGATCGTCGTCGGAGCCGTCGAGTACTCCGGCAAGAAGGACAAACTCGCCGTCGAGTTCCACGAGCGCGACCCCACCGAACTCGGTCCCGACGAGCTCGAGGACGCCGGCGACGCCGTCGACGCCAAGAACGACTTCCTGCTCGAGGCGACCGGGCGCGACGCCAAGTCCCGCCGCGACTCGATGAAGCGCAAGGTCGAGGACGATCCGGACCACGACTTCTAA
- a CDS encoding DUF7093 family protein yields MVLRCSLLGHDFGEPEVEREREERGSEVVVTVQEYEECARCGDRNVISENTEVTSLSTETDADSLPDDSDTEPPEPPLEPDPTDGDADADTEFVDADSPSDDAIIIDSGENGAADPADADADVPDSPARETEPTDPAPDTATAAAPESDIDGPAETAQTAETDDTDEIDLPTDENGDPVTDDGEILEDEPSPDRNRERDHGEWPDSDDVGPPVGADSEPTDWPDDPADAEVTTGADDAPAAVEDDAVVLENDGSTGGVDSAAADGTTGATTDARSVTADPSASDRADGDSDPAADPGTGIERADAAPTPAESSGTAGENGPSEFYCPRCDFVAGGDRGSLRTGDICPDCRKGYLSERERRS; encoded by the coding sequence ATGGTCCTGCGATGTTCGCTGCTCGGACACGACTTCGGCGAACCCGAAGTCGAACGCGAGCGCGAAGAACGGGGCAGCGAAGTCGTCGTTACCGTCCAGGAGTACGAAGAGTGTGCCCGCTGTGGCGATCGAAACGTCATCAGCGAGAACACCGAAGTAACTAGCCTCTCGACTGAGACGGACGCCGACTCGCTCCCCGACGATTCCGATACCGAACCACCCGAACCACCACTCGAGCCCGATCCCACGGACGGCGATGCCGACGCGGACACCGAGTTCGTCGACGCGGACTCCCCGTCCGACGACGCCATCATCATCGATTCCGGCGAGAACGGGGCGGCCGACCCCGCCGACGCCGACGCCGATGTCCCCGACTCTCCCGCTCGCGAAACGGAACCGACGGACCCAGCGCCGGACACGGCGACCGCCGCCGCGCCGGAGTCCGACATCGACGGTCCCGCCGAGACCGCGCAGACCGCGGAGACCGACGACACCGACGAGATCGACCTCCCGACCGACGAGAACGGCGACCCGGTCACCGACGACGGCGAGATCCTCGAGGACGAGCCGTCGCCCGATCGAAACCGCGAGCGCGATCACGGCGAGTGGCCCGACTCGGACGACGTCGGCCCGCCGGTCGGTGCCGACTCCGAGCCGACCGACTGGCCGGACGACCCGGCCGACGCCGAGGTGACGACCGGTGCCGACGACGCCCCCGCCGCGGTCGAGGACGATGCGGTCGTCCTCGAGAACGACGGTTCGACCGGCGGCGTCGACAGCGCCGCCGCCGACGGGACGACGGGTGCCACCACCGACGCCCGATCGGTGACCGCCGACCCCTCGGCGAGCGATCGCGCCGACGGCGATTCCGATCCCGCGGCCGATCCGGGCACCGGCATCGAACGCGCCGACGCCGCGCCGACGCCCGCCGAGAGCAGCGGGACGGCCGGCGAGAACGGGCCGTCCGAGTTCTACTGTCCTCGATGCGACTTCGTCGCCGGCGGCGACCGCGGCTCCCTGCGGACCGGCGACATCTGCCCCGACTGCCGGAAAGGCTATCTCAGCGAACGCGAGCGACGATCGTAA
- a CDS encoding DUF6432 family protein → MRAKREYRNREGTEVAVLDALVDRADDGMTVFELRAAVEVDIDELEEALATLKEDDLIVVDSGSETVIKPADRVVPDDPSDEDEEQSIGEWLRERIPF, encoded by the coding sequence ATGAGAGCAAAGCGGGAGTACCGGAACCGAGAGGGGACGGAGGTGGCGGTACTCGACGCGCTGGTCGACCGCGCCGACGACGGGATGACCGTCTTCGAGCTCCGGGCGGCCGTCGAGGTCGATATCGACGAGCTCGAGGAGGCTCTAGCGACGCTCAAGGAGGACGACTTGATCGTGGTCGACTCGGGCTCCGAGACGGTGATCAAGCCCGCCGATCGCGTGGTACCCGACGATCCGTCCGACGAGGACGAGGAGCAATCGATCGGGGAGTGGCTTCGGGAGCGGATCCCTTTTTGA
- the ygfZ gene encoding CAF17-like 4Fe-4S cluster assembly/insertion protein YgfZ, whose protein sequence is MSVIESIHEDHGATFGERADRRIVEHYGRPERTHRAVRNGVGLLELAYGVIVVEGDDRVEYVDNVVSNRVPTEDGRGCYALVLDPQGGIEVELYVYNAGERLLLFTQPESADPLAAEWAEKVFIQDVEIRVATDEYAIFGIHGPQATEKVASVLNGAGSPDERYSFVRGTMGDEGVSVIRTDALTGEESYEVICAADDAAAVHDTLLNQGLNAAPFGYRTFESLALEAGSPLFHTELEGTLPNVLGLRNALDFQKGCYVGQEVVSRVENRGQPSRRLVGLTLAGEAVPESGAAVFDGDASVGEITRAGESPMLEAVVALAIVDYGLENDEVTVRVGGGEVTATRTDLPFVEGSDRSDRLPEYQ, encoded by the coding sequence ATGAGCGTCATCGAGTCCATCCACGAGGATCACGGGGCGACGTTCGGCGAGCGCGCCGACCGGCGGATCGTCGAACACTACGGACGACCGGAGCGAACCCATCGAGCGGTCCGCAACGGTGTCGGCCTGCTCGAGTTGGCCTACGGCGTGATCGTCGTCGAGGGGGACGATCGCGTCGAGTACGTCGACAACGTCGTCTCGAATCGGGTTCCGACCGAGGACGGACGGGGCTGTTACGCGCTCGTGCTCGATCCCCAGGGCGGAATCGAGGTCGAACTCTACGTCTACAACGCGGGCGAGCGGCTCCTCCTGTTCACCCAGCCCGAGAGCGCCGACCCGCTCGCCGCGGAGTGGGCCGAGAAGGTGTTCATCCAGGACGTCGAGATTCGGGTCGCCACCGACGAGTACGCCATCTTCGGCATCCACGGCCCGCAGGCGACCGAGAAGGTCGCGAGCGTCCTCAACGGTGCCGGCTCGCCCGACGAACGCTACTCGTTCGTCCGCGGAACGATGGGCGACGAGGGCGTCTCGGTCATCCGCACCGACGCGCTCACCGGCGAAGAGAGCTACGAGGTGATCTGTGCCGCCGACGACGCCGCGGCCGTCCACGACACGCTGCTCAATCAGGGGCTCAACGCCGCCCCCTTCGGCTATCGGACCTTCGAGAGCCTCGCACTCGAGGCCGGATCGCCGCTCTTTCACACCGAACTCGAGGGGACGCTCCCGAACGTGCTCGGCCTGCGAAACGCACTCGACTTCCAGAAGGGGTGTTACGTCGGCCAGGAGGTCGTCTCCCGCGTCGAAAACCGCGGCCAGCCCAGTCGGCGGCTCGTCGGGCTGACGCTCGCGGGCGAGGCGGTGCCCGAATCGGGCGCGGCGGTCTTCGACGGCGACGCGTCGGTCGGCGAGATCACCCGCGCGGGCGAGAGTCCGATGCTCGAGGCCGTCGTCGCGCTCGCGATCGTCGACTACGGACTCGAGAACGACGAGGTGACGGTTCGGGTCGGCGGCGGAGAGGTGACTGCGACCCGAACCGACCTGCCGTTCGTCGAGGGCTCGGATCGGTCGGATCGACTGCCCGAGTACCAGTAG
- the pdhA gene encoding pyruvate dehydrogenase (acetyl-transferring) E1 component subunit alpha, with product MSGDVLERGLFEREPDDRIQVLDADGRVADPELEPDLEAVTLRSMYRDMRFSRRFDERMISLQRQGRLGTYSSLAGQEGSQIGSTYALAPDDMLSFQYREHGALAARGLPWEYLLYWMGHEDGNAALADIDVFPLNISIAGHLPHAVGWAWAAKLNGDERVSVTHFGDGSTSEGDFHEALNFAGVFDTPNVFFCNNNQWAISIPRERQTASATIAQKATAYGFEGVQVDGMDPLATYVVTNAARQKALESDSDRPRPTLIEAIQYRYGAHTTADDPSVYRDDDEVEQWRERDPIDRFEAYLRNEGVVDDDRIDTIETEIEDTLTTVVDRAEGVEGDPSEMFEYTYAEPTPRLEEQREYLAELRETHGDDALLEDE from the coding sequence ATGTCAGGAGACGTTCTCGAGCGCGGTCTGTTCGAGCGGGAGCCGGACGATCGAATTCAGGTGCTCGACGCCGACGGACGCGTCGCCGACCCCGAACTGGAGCCGGATCTCGAGGCGGTGACGCTGCGATCGATGTACCGGGACATGCGGTTTTCCCGCCGGTTCGACGAGCGAATGATCAGCCTCCAGCGGCAGGGTCGACTCGGGACCTACTCCTCGCTGGCCGGTCAGGAGGGGTCCCAGATCGGGTCGACGTACGCGCTCGCGCCCGACGACATGCTCTCCTTTCAGTACCGGGAACACGGTGCGCTGGCCGCACGGGGGCTCCCCTGGGAGTATCTGCTCTACTGGATGGGGCACGAGGACGGCAACGCCGCACTGGCGGACATCGACGTCTTCCCGCTGAACATCTCGATCGCCGGCCACCTCCCCCACGCGGTGGGCTGGGCGTGGGCGGCGAAGCTGAACGGCGACGAGCGCGTCAGCGTTACCCACTTCGGCGACGGCTCGACCTCCGAGGGGGACTTCCACGAGGCGCTGAACTTCGCGGGCGTGTTCGACACGCCGAACGTCTTCTTCTGTAACAACAATCAGTGGGCCATTTCGATCCCGCGCGAGCGCCAGACGGCGAGTGCGACGATCGCACAGAAGGCCACCGCCTACGGTTTCGAGGGCGTGCAGGTCGACGGGATGGACCCGCTCGCGACCTACGTCGTCACGAACGCCGCGCGGCAGAAGGCCCTCGAGTCCGACAGTGACCGACCGCGGCCGACGCTGATCGAAGCGATCCAGTACCGATACGGCGCACACACGACGGCGGACGACCCCAGCGTCTACCGCGACGACGACGAGGTCGAGCAGTGGCGCGAACGGGACCCGATCGACCGGTTCGAGGCGTACCTACGGAACGAGGGCGTCGTCGACGACGACCGGATCGACACGATCGAAACGGAGATCGAGGACACGCTCACGACGGTGGTCGACCGCGCCGAGGGCGTCGAGGGCGATCCGAGCGAGATGTTCGAGTACACCTACGCCGAACCGACCCCCCGACTCGAGGAACAACGCGAGTACCTCGCCGAGTTGCGCGAGACCCACGGCGACGACGCGTTACTCGAAGACGAGTAG
- a CDS encoding gamma carbonic anhydrase family protein: MTDRRTYAFEGDRPTVDDTARVSREATLVGDVEIDADASVWPGVVLRGDIGPVRVGRETHVGDNATIHASRLEAEVMVGHGAVLNETTVEERALIGFNATVNTDVVIGGGSIVAAGTVVPDEYAIPPESFVRGVPAEITPLEETGIDSAAIFESFSSGEYTNLAQRHEELFE, translated from the coding sequence ATGACCGACAGGAGAACCTACGCGTTCGAAGGCGATCGACCGACGGTCGACGACACGGCGCGAGTGAGCCGAGAGGCGACGCTCGTCGGCGACGTCGAGATCGACGCGGACGCGAGCGTCTGGCCCGGCGTCGTCCTCCGCGGTGATATCGGTCCGGTCCGTGTCGGTCGGGAGACTCACGTCGGGGACAACGCGACGATTCACGCCTCGCGGCTCGAGGCCGAGGTCATGGTCGGACACGGGGCCGTGCTCAACGAGACGACCGTCGAGGAACGGGCGTTGATCGGATTCAACGCGACGGTCAACACCGACGTGGTGATCGGCGGCGGCAGTATCGTCGCCGCCGGGACCGTCGTCCCGGACGAGTACGCCATCCCGCCGGAATCGTTCGTTCGCGGCGTCCCCGCGGAGATCACGCCGCTCGAGGAGACGGGGATCGATTCGGCGGCCATCTTCGAGTCGTTCTCCTCGGGCGAGTACACGAACCTGGCTCAGCGCCACGAGGAGTTGTTCGAGTGA
- a CDS encoding helix-hairpin-helix domain-containing protein, whose product MSQSESPIRAMFDAQRTAVKQSQQLFKHGMATQRNVDTMALTGLKGQESLQRQQLELAQAATHGYVSATAAMLPSDDAPEVHRTIDETFGRLKQTHTEFYGALEREMERDVDSANELSTEFVDALDEQTDQLLEMTQSIEDQTVQNVDEFSGQLREQLERTQELQDRLEDQLENQTGDVEDLLERQAEQIEQFQQQLEAQTEAVTQQIPVQGTNEPHTKIETHPEHTLESVDGIDADVREQLSEAGIATIDDLTRAGPEAVAEAADVSESQAEEWIEQAEA is encoded by the coding sequence ATGAGTCAGTCAGAATCACCCATTCGAGCGATGTTCGACGCACAGCGAACCGCGGTCAAGCAGAGCCAGCAGCTGTTCAAACACGGGATGGCCACCCAGCGAAACGTCGACACGATGGCACTCACCGGCCTCAAGGGCCAGGAGTCGCTCCAGCGCCAGCAACTCGAGCTCGCCCAGGCGGCGACCCACGGCTACGTCAGCGCGACGGCAGCGATGCTCCCGAGCGACGACGCTCCCGAGGTCCACCGGACCATCGACGAGACCTTCGGCCGGCTGAAACAGACCCACACGGAGTTCTACGGCGCACTCGAGCGGGAAATGGAGCGGGATGTCGATTCCGCCAACGAGCTCTCCACGGAGTTCGTCGACGCGCTCGACGAGCAGACCGACCAGCTCCTCGAGATGACGCAGTCCATCGAGGACCAGACGGTCCAGAACGTCGACGAGTTCTCCGGACAGCTCCGCGAGCAACTCGAGCGGACGCAGGAACTTCAGGATCGGCTCGAAGACCAGCTCGAGAACCAGACCGGTGACGTCGAGGATCTGCTCGAACGACAGGCCGAACAGATCGAGCAGTTCCAGCAGCAACTCGAAGCGCAGACCGAGGCGGTCACGCAGCAGATTCCGGTCCAGGGGACGAACGAACCCCACACGAAGATCGAAACCCACCCGGAGCACACGCTCGAGTCCGTCGACGGAATCGACGCGGACGTCCGCGAACAGCTCTCGGAAGCCGGCATCGCGACGATCGACGACCTCACGCGCGCCGGCCCCGAGGCCGTCGCCGAGGCCGCCGACGTCTCGGAGAGTCAGGCCGAGGAGTGGATCGAACAGGCCGAAGCCTGA
- a CDS encoding metallophosphoesterase family protein, protein MLVLGDAHASDPDRCETLLALYRTLEPDRVLQLGDLERYDLPAPTWFVAGNNEDLEIIDALRTDEELDETNNVTLLASTAATVDGLRVAGLSGNFAPTKYELSRDELTGERRRHFTHEDVERAADLEDIDVFLTHEAPNGLLSYGYDPGCEYVDDLLETISPELCLVGHHHRHREAEIAGTRVVSLAPAWERYYTLEPETLALESHEHDLAERD, encoded by the coding sequence ATGCTCGTCCTCGGCGACGCCCACGCGTCCGACCCCGATCGATGCGAGACGCTCCTCGCGCTCTACCGGACCCTCGAGCCCGATCGGGTGCTCCAGCTCGGCGACCTCGAGCGGTACGACCTGCCGGCACCCACGTGGTTCGTCGCGGGGAACAACGAGGATCTCGAGATCATCGACGCGCTGCGGACGGACGAGGAGCTCGACGAAACGAACAACGTCACCCTCCTCGCGAGCACGGCGGCGACGGTCGACGGCCTGCGCGTGGCGGGTCTCTCGGGAAACTTCGCCCCGACGAAGTACGAGCTGTCCCGAGACGAACTCACGGGTGAGCGCCGTCGCCACTTCACGCACGAAGACGTCGAACGGGCCGCCGACCTCGAGGATATCGACGTCTTCCTCACGCACGAGGCACCGAACGGCCTGCTGTCCTACGGCTACGATCCCGGCTGCGAGTACGTCGACGACCTGCTCGAGACGATCTCCCCCGAACTCTGTCTGGTCGGTCACCACCACCGCCACCGGGAGGCCGAAATCGCGGGAACGAGGGTCGTCAGTCTCGCGCCAGCCTGGGAGCGATACTACACGCTCGAGCCGGAGACGCTGGCGCTCGAGAGTCACGAGCACGACCTGGCGGAACGCGATTAA
- the glnA gene encoding type I glutamate--ammonia ligase yields MTSGNLTDTEQAVLDEIEEQDVDFLRLQFTDILGTVKNVSVPARQAEKAFREGIYFDGSSIEGFVRIQESDMRLKPDPDTFAILPWRQKEESAAARMICDVYDTSTGEPFEGDPRRVLKNALERANEMGYTVNAAPEPEFFLFEEDEEGRATTKTNDAGGYFDLAPKDLASDVRRDIIYGLEGMGFEVEASHHEVAEGQHEINFAYDDALTTADNVGTFRTVVRAIAAQHDLHATFMPKPIPRINGSGMHTHLSLFTEDGENAFHDEDDEFDLWEAAHSFIAGVLEHAPAITAIANPTVNSYKRLVPGYEAPVYVAWSDRNRSALIRKPAARTPAASRVELRSPDPSCNPYLALAVMIHAGLDGIENDLDCPDPVRENIYEFDEAKREEYGIDTLPENLGEAVDALEEDEAIYSALGDHVSSKFVEAKRQEFEDYLVDVSDWELDRYLETF; encoded by the coding sequence ATGACAAGCGGAAACCTTACAGACACCGAGCAGGCGGTCCTGGACGAAATCGAGGAACAGGATGTCGACTTCCTCCGACTGCAGTTTACCGACATTCTCGGGACGGTCAAGAACGTCTCCGTGCCGGCCCGACAGGCCGAGAAGGCCTTCCGGGAAGGGATCTACTTCGACGGTTCTTCTATCGAGGGCTTCGTGCGCATTCAGGAGTCGGACATGCGGCTCAAGCCCGATCCGGACACCTTCGCGATTCTCCCGTGGCGCCAGAAGGAGGAGAGCGCCGCCGCTCGTATGATCTGTGACGTCTACGACACCTCGACGGGCGAGCCGTTCGAAGGCGACCCGCGCCGCGTTCTCAAGAACGCCCTCGAGCGCGCCAACGAAATGGGCTATACGGTCAACGCCGCGCCCGAACCGGAGTTCTTCCTCTTCGAGGAGGACGAGGAGGGTCGTGCGACGACCAAGACCAACGACGCTGGCGGCTACTTCGACCTCGCGCCGAAAGACCTCGCTTCCGACGTTCGCCGCGACATCATCTACGGCCTCGAGGGCATGGGCTTCGAGGTCGAGGCGAGCCACCACGAGGTCGCTGAGGGGCAACACGAGATCAACTTCGCGTACGACGACGCGCTGACGACGGCCGACAACGTCGGGACCTTCCGCACCGTCGTGCGCGCGATCGCCGCACAGCACGACCTGCACGCGACGTTCATGCCCAAGCCGATCCCGCGGATCAACGGCTCGGGGATGCACACCCACCTCTCGCTGTTCACCGAGGACGGCGAAAACGCGTTCCACGACGAGGACGACGAGTTCGACCTGTGGGAGGCGGCTCACTCCTTTATCGCCGGTGTCCTCGAGCACGCGCCGGCGATCACGGCGATCGCGAACCCGACGGTCAACAGCTACAAGCGGCTGGTGCCGGGCTACGAAGCGCCGGTCTACGTCGCCTGGTCCGACCGCAACCGCTCGGCGCTGATCCGCAAGCCCGCGGCGCGCACGCCCGCAGCGTCGCGCGTCGAACTGCGTTCGCCGGACCCGTCCTGTAACCCCTACCTCGCGCTCGCCGTCATGATCCACGCCGGTCTCGACGGGATCGAAAACGACCTCGACTGTCCGGACCCGGTTCGGGAGAACATCTACGAGTTCGACGAGGCAAAACGCGAGGAGTACGGCATCGACACGCTCCCCGAGAACCTCGGCGAGGCCGTCGACGCGCTCGAGGAGGACGAAGCGATCTACAGCGCACTCGGCGACCACGTCAGTTCCAAGTTCGTCGAGGCCAAGCGACAGGAGTTCGAGGACTACCTCGTCGACGTCTCCGACTGGGAACTCGACCGCTACCTCGAGACGTTCTAA
- the lrp gene encoding HTH-type transcriptional regulator Lrp translates to MTYENLDAKLVNSLLGDGRASLRSLAEELDVSVTTVSNHLSDLEDEGVIEGYTPKVDYDAVGYDVTAVIQLQVEGNALPDVTDTLRDHRQMTSVYEVTGDYDVIAIGKFEDTDDMNDQIKQLLTDPDIKASNTSVVLNAVSENEQFELEVDEDT, encoded by the coding sequence ATGACGTACGAAAATCTCGACGCAAAGCTAGTGAATTCACTTCTCGGCGACGGGCGAGCGAGCCTCCGCAGCCTGGCCGAGGAACTCGACGTCTCCGTGACGACCGTCTCCAACCACCTCTCGGATCTCGAGGACGAGGGCGTGATCGAGGGGTACACGCCGAAGGTCGATTACGATGCGGTCGGCTACGACGTGACCGCGGTCATCCAGCTGCAGGTCGAAGGGAACGCTTTGCCCGACGTCACCGATACGCTGCGCGACCACCGCCAGATGACCAGCGTCTACGAGGTCACCGGCGACTACGACGTGATCGCCATCGGCAAGTTCGAAGACACCGACGACATGAACGACCAGATCAAACAGCTGCTGACCGATCCCGACATCAAGGCCTCGAACACCAGCGTCGTCCTCAACGCCGTCTCCGAGAACGAGCAGTTCGAACTCGAGGTCGACGAAGACACCTGA
- a CDS encoding heme exporter protein CcmD, translating to MSIRIQLGSDDGEDAQSPDDEDDEHQTIRQWFLNTPDLGGIFIRSTLVFAALTALSMIGMAMLLLAVSEDPFVDQPTVEDPIIAYVWLVSFTAMALSIFGYVAWSFWKQRQLKKQLTTSRESSLIEKPIRTLQIAFADSSDLDEYERQVQKTVFALLIGVVFGNLPIRMTVNILLSL from the coding sequence ATGAGCATTCGGATCCAGCTTGGTTCGGATGACGGCGAAGACGCGCAGTCGCCGGACGACGAGGACGACGAACACCAGACGATACGACAGTGGTTTCTGAATACTCCTGATCTGGGCGGCATCTTCATTCGATCCACGCTGGTCTTCGCGGCGCTCACCGCACTCTCTATGATCGGTATGGCCATGCTCTTACTCGCCGTCTCGGAGGATCCATTCGTCGATCAACCGACAGTCGAAGACCCGATCATCGCTTACGTCTGGCTCGTTTCGTTCACTGCCATGGCGCTCTCGATATTCGGATACGTCGCGTGGTCGTTCTGGAAACAGCGCCAGCTAAAGAAGCAACTGACGACCTCCCGCGAGTCGAGCCTGATCGAAAAACCGATCCGAACTCTCCAAATCGCGTTCGCGGACAGCAGCGACCTCGACGAGTACGAACGACAGGTCCAAAAAACCGTCTTCGCCCTCCTAATCGGCGTGGTCTTCGGGAATCTCCCCATTCGAATGACCGTAAACATCCTCCTCTCGCTGTAG